CTGCGTCACCGCTGGCCGGAGGTGGTCGTGACCGGCTACCGCACCGAGGCGTACGAGGAGGCCTCGGCGGCGCTCTTCGCGTTGTTCGGCCGGTTCAGCCCGCTCGTGGAGCCCGGGTCGATGGAGGAGGCGTTCGTCGACGTCACCGGCCGCGACCGTGGCGACCCGGCCGGCTGCGCGGCGGCCCTGCGCGCAGCGGCCCGTGACGATATCGGGCTCCCCGTCTCGGTGGGTGTCGGTCGGACGAAGCTCATGGCGAAGCTGGCCAGCCGACGGGCGAAGCCCGACGGCATCGTCGTCGTCGACCCGGCGCGGGAGGCCTGGCTGCGGCCGAGACTGCCGCTCGACGACCTCTGAGGCGTCGGCCCGCGCACGGTCGAGAAGCTCCACACGGCAGGCCTGCTCGTGGTCCGCGACCTCGAGACGCTGGCCGAGGGCGACCTCCAGGCGTTCGGCGTCACGACGGCCCTGGCCCGACGGCTCGTGTCCATCGCCGCCGGCACCGACGACGCCACCGTCAGGCCGCGCGGCCCCCGCGGTTCGGTCGGGGCCACCCGCTCTATGCCGTCGACCCGGTCACGTTCGGCGGTCGAGGCGCTGCTTGATGAGCAGGTGCACCGTGCCCTCGAACGCCTCGTCGACGACCCACGCGTGCCCCGCCGCCTCGAGGTCGTCGTCCGGTTCGACGACGGGGTGCACACGGCCGAGCGCGGGCCGCTCCCCCGGCCCACCCGTGTCGTCGACGAGGTGCAGGCCCACGCCCGGGCGCTGCTGTCGCGGTCCGGGTGGGAGCACGACGGTCGCGGGGTCACGATGACCGGCGTCTCGATCCCCCTGCCGAAGGCCTGAGCCACCGGCCCCGGACCACCGACCCCACACGACGAAAGACCGCCGGGCCGCCGGCGGGGCACGTCACGGTCTGACGTGCCTCGCCGACGACCCGGCGGTCGGGAGCGAGAAGGGCGACGGCTCAGTCGCGCTGGGCCTTCACGGCCAGCACGGGGCAGTCCGCCTCGAGCAGCACGGTCTGTGCCTGGCTGCCCATGATGAGCTTGCCGACCGGGGTGCGCCGACGCAGGCCGATGACGATGAGCTCGGCGTTGGTGCGGCGCGCCGTCGCGACGATCACGTCCGCGGCATCCTTGCTGTCGACGCTCTGCGACAGCTCGTAGTCGACGCCCGACTCGTCGAGCTCGCGACGCGCCTCCCCGAGCTGGCCCTCGGAGGCGTACCGCGCGTCGACGAGCGCGGCACCGGTCGAGGTGTTGACGACGACGAGCCGGCTGGCGCGTGAGCGCGCCTCGCCGATCGCGGCGGTGAGGGCCGCACGGCCCTCGTCGGTCGGCACGAAGCCCACGATGATCGGCACGTCACTCTCCTTCACGGTTGGCGGCGACCGGGATGAGGTCACCCGTCGGGCGGTCGCCGTCGCCACCTCCGGGACGCCGCTTGCGCAGCGCACCGAGCACCGGCGGCACGACGATGACGAGCAGGATGATGACGTAGACGATCTTCGAGAACGGCGTGTTCACGAGGCCGCCCAGCTCGCCGTCGCTGATCTGCAGGGCGGTCCGCAGCTGCTTCTCGGCCACCGGGCCGAGGATGATGCCGATGATGGCGGGCACGACGGGGATGCCGTAGCGACGCATCATGAAGCCGAGGATGCCGATGACGAGCAGCAGCCACAGGTCGAAGGCCGACGTGTTCGCGGCGTACGCACCGACGCTGGCGAAGAAGAGGATGCCGGCGTAGAGGTAGGGGCGCGGGATCTGCAGCAGCTTGGCCCACATGCCCACGAGGGGCAGGTTGAGCGCGAGCAGGATGACGTTGCCGATGAAGAGGCTCGCGATGAGCGCCCAGACGAGGTCGGCCTGGTCGTCGAGCAGCCGCGGGCCGGGCTGGATGCCGTAGCCCTGGAAGGCGCCGAGCATGACCGCGGCGGTCGCCGTCGTCGGGATGCCGAGCGTCAGCAGCGGCACGAGGCCACCGGCGGCCGAGGCGTTGTTCGTCGCCTCCGGGCCGGCGACACCCTCGATGGCGCCCTTGCCGAACTCCTCGGGGTGCTTGCTCAGCTTCTTCTCGGTGACGTAAGACAGGAATGTCGGGATCTCCGCACCACCGGCCGGGATCGCCCCGAAGGGGAAGCCGATGACGGTGCCGCGCAGCCAGGGCTTCCACGAGCGGCCCCAGTCGTCGCGGGTCATGTACTTGCCCGAGACGCCCATGACCTGGATCGGCGCGCGCCGCAGGTGGGCGGCGACCCAGAGCGCCTCGCCGACCGCGAA
This is a stretch of genomic DNA from Terracoccus luteus. It encodes these proteins:
- a CDS encoding universal stress protein; amino-acid sequence: MPIIVGFVPTDEGRAALTAAIGEARSRASRLVVVNTSTGAALVDARYASEGQLGEARRELDESGVDYELSQSVDSKDAADVIVATARRTNAELIVIGLRRRTPVGKLIMGSQAQTVLLEADCPVLAVKAQRD
- a CDS encoding tripartite tricarboxylate transporter permease, with protein sequence MDGLNSLMDGFAAALTPINLLYAFVGVLLGTAIGVLPGIGPAMTIALLLPITYTLEPTQAFIMFAGIYYGGMYGGSTTSILLNTPGESSSVVTAIEGNLMAKAGRGAAALATAAIGSFIAGTIGTLLLALLAPEIVKVAIKLGAPDFFAVMVLAFIAVTTVLGSSKVRGFAALAIGLLIGTVGIDPNSGQQRLTLGLPELADGIDVVVVAVGLFAVGEALWVAAHLRRAPIQVMGVSGKYMTRDDWGRSWKPWLRGTVIGFPFGAIPAGGAEIPTFLSYVTEKKLSKHPEEFGKGAIEGVAGPEATNNASAAGGLVPLLTLGIPTTATAAVMLGAFQGYGIQPGPRLLDDQADLVWALIASLFIGNVILLALNLPLVGMWAKLLQIPRPYLYAGILFFASVGAYAANTSAFDLWLLLVIGILGFMMRRYGIPVVPAIIGIILGPVAEKQLRTALQISDGELGGLVNTPFSKIVYVIILLVIVVPPVLGALRKRRPGGGDGDRPTGDLIPVAANREGE